The proteins below come from a single Bactrocera dorsalis isolate Fly_Bdor chromosome 5, ASM2337382v1, whole genome shotgun sequence genomic window:
- the LOC105227994 gene encoding arylalkylamine N-acetyltransferase-like 2 — protein sequence MTEVDQAHDIQIRVIKPSECDEVLKFLRIHFYPDEPLNIGKQQDPEDEEFAISQIEHGTSLIAVQQQIVNGVTSERIVGVLISSPKCSNEAEYLFNEADRFISTNWGTLIRILAHAERDSNVYERYNVERALHMHVSGVDRSFRGRGIGTKLQEELKDLARELNYPLITADCTSFYAAQLSERMGMECVNVIKYTDYLDEEGKVVFKPPSPHEYLKTYAMRL from the coding sequence ATGACTGAAGTAGACCAGGCGCACGATATACAAATTCGCGTAATAAAACCGAGTGAGTGCGATGAGGTGCTTAAATTCCTCCGAATACATTTCTACCCAGATGAACCGTTGAATATTGGCAAACAGCAAGATCCGGAAGATGAAGAATTCGCTATATCACAAATAGAGCATGGAACCAGTTTAATAgcagtgcaacaacaaatagttAACGGTGTCACAAGCGAACGTATAGTTGGCGTTTTGATATCTAGTCCGAAGTGTAGTAATGAAgctgaatatttatttaatgaggCCGACCGTTTCATTTCGACCAATTGGGGCACACTGATTCGGATTTTGGCACACGCTGAGCGCGATTCTAATGTCTACGAACGTTACAATGTTGAGAGAGCGTTGCATATGCATGTTTCCGGGGTCGATAGAAGTTTCCGTGGCCGTGGGATTGGAACGAAACTCCAAGAGGAATTGAAAGACTTAGCTCGTGAGCTCAACTATCCACTGATAACTGCGGACTGCACCAGCTTTTATGCGGCACAATTATCTGAACGCATGGGTATGGAGTGTGTTAATGTCATTAAGTATACGGATTATCTAGATGAGGAGGGTAAGGTGGTGTTTAAGCCACCATCGCCACATGAATATCTGAAAACATATGCTATGAGACTGTAA
- the LOC105227995 gene encoding MIT domain-containing protein 1 yields MFVGKMNAKDILMRAVQCDQAGRILEAQHLYQDGIQILMDLVGDESDVAKKKVFYERIKEYIDRAEQIKDRVQKHVIRGELVTNKPIDDNSTGNSYQSLFGQYLNADVKEVLLEEPYLYEKYQFQNLVTFLELLVKNCRHLKYVRVVTKTDTKAPENQSNVLEQIRADMAKRNVTLSIKFEDTLHDRKIVLSNGYIIKIGRGLHFFKATNPLYSLGLCDYDFRKCLQTDVDIWRTRNFIA; encoded by the exons ATGTTTGTGGGCAAAATGAATGCCAAAGATATATTAATGCGCGCTGTGCAATGTGATCAAGCCGGGCGAATTTTAGAGGCACAACATCTGTATCAAGATGGCATACAAATACTTATGGATCTGGTTGGTG ACGAATCGGATGTGGCCAAGAAGAAAGTGTTTTATGAACGTATTAAGGAGTACATAGACCGCGCCGAACAAATTAAGGACCGCGTACAGAAGCATGTCATACGTGGCGAGTTGGTCACCAATAAACCAATAGACGACAATTCTACCGGCAACAGTTATCAGTCGCTGTTCGGGCAATACCTCAATGCGGATGTAAAAGAGGTGCTACTTGAGGAGCCATATCTGTACGAGAAGTATCAA TTTCAGAATCTTGTAACATTCTTGGAGTTGCTGGTAAAGAACTGCCGCCACCTCAAGTATGTGAGAGTGGTCACAAAGACTGATACCAAAGCACCGGAGAACCAAAGTAACGTGCTGGAGCAGATTAGAGCGGATATGGCAAAACGTAATGTAACTTTAAGCATAAAATTCGAAGACACTTTGCATGATCGCAAAATTGT CCTCAGCAATGGTTATATTATAAAGATTGGGCGTGGTTTGCATTTCTTCAAGGCTACTAATCCGTTATACAGCCTAGGCTTATGTGATTATGATTTTCGCAAATGCTTGCAAACTGACGTGGACATTTGGCGTACTAGAAACTTCATTGCTTGA
- the LOC109579662 gene encoding uncharacterized protein LOC109579662 has translation MSRRSKKCCWDANDWLPTEVIYWLNVPSFPPVWSRLSKKNSANVPRCIPASKCGVYDIEIPNELWSLWGYLHPCNEIFNPKPCGKHSWACNIVACCAAKLYPLAHWKPHLLDSIVINGDRYYYNSLRKFRGEIYQFTLNDLCDTCCLDNLRFKVHIEMVSYGALYEQDNSPIKNLAKSLINFFSEHKVGLLRCRHLRALVIGRDNCNGCVGGDYFMFDCQSKDYPLFDKGDCRPYLLRCKTLQMLLYCIVMALEVRSKKVQFTLHKVGIRYEGPILEDQDEDELKKLQRIIARRKEKPVKAGIARIRNICKSIQCPKR, from the coding sequence ATGTCTCGCCGCAGTAAGAAGTGCTGCTGGGATGCCAACGATTGGCTGCCGACCGAAGTCATATACTGGCTGAATGTGCCCAGTTTTCCGCCGGTCTGGAGTCGCTTAAGCAAAAAGAACTCGGCCAATGTGCCGCGTTGCATACCGGCAAGCAAGTGCGGGGTCTACGACATCGAAATCCCGAATGAGCTTTGGTCGTTATGGGGCTATCTGCATCCGTGCAACGAAATATTCAATCCTAAACCGTGCGGCAAGCACAGTTGGGCCTGCAACATAGTGGCTTGCTGTGCGGCGAAACTCTATCCGCTGGCGCATTGGAAGCCACACCTCTTGGACAGCATTGTGATCAATGGCGATCGTTATTACTACAATAGTTTGCGTAAATTCCGCGGTGAAATCTATCAATTCACGCTAAATGACCTGTGTGATACTTGCTGTTTGGACAACTTACGCTTTAAGGTGCACATTGAGATGGTTTCATATGGCGCACTCTACGAGCAAGACAACTCGCCTATAAAGAACTTAGCCAAGAGCTTGATCAACTTCTTCAGTGAACATAAGGTGGGTCTACTGCGTTGTCGGCACCTGCGTGCTCTGGTCATTGGACGTGATAATTGCAACGGTTGCGTTGGTGGTGATTACTTCATGTTCGACTGCCAGAGCAAGGATTATCCACTCTTCGACAAGGGTGACTGTAGGCCCTACTTGCTGCGCTGTAAGACGCTGCAAATGCTGCTCTACTGCATTGTGATGGCGCTTGAGGTGCGCAGCAAGAAAGTACAGTTTACGTTGCATAAAGTTGGCATCCGTTATGAAGGTCCAATACTCGAAGATCAGGATGAGGATGAATTAAAGAAGTTGCAGCGCATCATCGCAAGAAGAAAAGAGAAACCCGTGAAAGCGGGAATTGCgagaattcgaaatatttgcaAAAGCATTCAGTGTCCGAAGAGATGA
- the LOC125778680 gene encoding arylalkylamine N-acetyltransferase-like 2, producing MTEVDQAHDIEIRVIKPSECDEVLKFLRIHFYPDEPLNIGKQQDPEDEEFAISQIEHGTSLIAVQQQIVNGVTSERIVGVLISSPKSSNEAEHLFKEADRFISTNWGTLIRILAHAERDSNVYERYNVERALHIHASGVDRSFRGRGIGTKLKEKLKDLARELNYPLMTTDCTSFYSAQLSERMGMECVNVIKYTDYLDEEGKVVFKPPMPHEYLKTYAMRL from the coding sequence ATGACTGAAGTAGACCAGGCGCACGATATAGAAATTCGCGTAATAAAACCGAGTGAGTGCGATGAGGTGCTTAAATTCCTCCGAATACATTTCTACCCAGATGAACCGTTGAATATTGGCAAACAGCAAGATCCGGAAGATGAAGAATTCGCTATATCACAAATAGAGCATGGAACCAGTTTAATAgcagtgcaacaacaaatagttAATGGTGTCACAAGCGAACGTATAGTTGGCGTTTTGATATCTAGTCCGAAAAGTAGTAATGAAGCTGAACATTTATTTAAAGAGGCGGACCGTTTCATTTCGACCAATTGGGGCACATTGATTCGGATTTTGGCACACGCTGAGCGCGATTCTAATGTCTACGAGCGTTATAATGTTGAGAGAGCGTTGCATATACATGCTTCCGGGGTGGATAGAAGTTTCCGTGGACGTGGGATTGGAACGAAACTCAAAGAGAAATTGAAAGACTTAGCCCGTGAGCTCAACTACCCACTGATGACTACGGACTGCACCAGCTTTTATTCGGCACAATTATCTGAACGCATGGGTATGGAGTGTGTGAATGTCATTAAGTATACTGATTATCTAGATGAGGAGGGTAAGGTGGTGTTTAAGCCGCCAATGCCACATGAATATCTGAAAACGTATGCCATGAGGCTGTAA
- the LOC125778679 gene encoding arylalkylamine N-acetyltransferase-like 2, with translation MTEITVNQADNIHIRVIKLSERDEVVDFLRTHFYPDEPLNIAKDQDPLVAEYGIAEIAHGTSFIAVQQQTVNGITSERIVGVLLSAPKYSNEAEHLFKEADRHSSDNWGRLFRIFAQAERDANVFERYNIEKALHVNASGVHRSFRGRGIGTKLKEKLADLGRELNYPLMTTDCASFYAAQVSERMGMECVNVIKYADYLDEEGNVVFQPPMPHKYLKTYAMRL, from the coding sequence ATGACTGAAATTACAGTGAATCAGGCGGACAACATACACATTCGCGTAATAAAACTGAGTGAACGCGATGAAGTGGTTGATTTCCTCCGAACACATTTCTATCCAGATGAACCGTTGAACATTGCCAAAGATCAAGATCCCCTAGTTGCGGAATACGGTATTGCTGAAATAGCGCATGGAACTAGCTTTATAgcagtgcaacaacaaacagttAACGGTATCACAAGCGAACGTATAGTTGGTGTACTGTTGTCTGCTCCGAAGTATAGTAATGAAGCTGAGCATTTATTTAAGGAGGCCGACCGTCACAGTTCGGATAATTGGGGTAGGTTGTTTCGGATTTTTGCTCAAGCCGAGCGCGACGCTAATGTGTTCGAGCGTTATAATATTGAGAaagcattgcatgtaaatgcgtCGGGGGTACATAGGAGTTTTCGTGGACGTGGAATTGGAACGAAACTCAAAGAGAAGTTAGCAGACTTGGGGCGTGAGCTCAACTATCCACTGATGACTACAGACTGCGCCAGCTTTTATGCGGCACAAGTGTCTGAACGCATGGGTATGGAGTGTGTTAATGTCATTAAGTATGCTGACTATCTGGATGAGGAGGGTAATGTGGTGTTCCAGCCGCCAATGCCACATAAATATCTGAAAACATATGCCATGAGACTGTAA
- the LOC105228034 gene encoding phenoloxidase 2, with protein MGDKYNLLLLFDRPHEPVFMEKGRGVVFDVPKKFLTDRYRVIDNEVLDRFSERAESLVNVRDISMPDLSLPSKLSRKAHFSLCVPAHRIMAVRLIDTFMSAPTVAELQSVAVYGHDRLNPYLFNYALSVAILHRKDTKGMGVPSLIQSFPNKFVDRQIFRHLREECTIVPEGSRMAILIPHDYTASEDEPEHRLWYFREDFGVNLYHWHRYLMYPFEASERSVVYKARRGELFYYMYQQILARYNVERLGNNLKRVEPLMDLREYIKEGYFPKMESAPRFDNTKLSDVRRHQDQLIMDIEDLEQWSERIKEAITKGFVLDESEKHIPLNIDELGNIIESSMASPNRNLYGDLHNMGHLFIAYAHDPSHRHLESFGVVGDLATAMRDPAFYRWHAYLDSIFQQHKAQLLPYIVAELRYEGFSLTSVEVTAEDVREPNILQTFWQESDIDLSRGMDFAPRGNIFARFKHLQHAPFTYTIKVTNESTTKRFGLVRIFLGPKFDEQDQTMTFNEQRLLMIELDKFVVALQPDENVIRRRSTESSLTIPVERTFRDPAVARVSNETMQHACGWPHHMLIPKGSTNGLQCELVVMVTNYEQESVEEEPISGADSCGNHHLLQYDQRALGYPFDRQSRLGAERLADFLTPNMIVADVVIRHVDRTEHCC; from the exons ATGGGCGACAAGTATAATCTCCTGTTACTCTTCGATCGTCCACATGAACCCGTGTTCATGGAAAAAGGGCGGGGAGTAGTGTTTGATGTGCCCAAGAAATTTCTCACCGATCGTTACCGAGTTATAGACAATGAAGTGCTGGACCGATTCAGCGAAAGAGCTGAGAGCCTTGTAAATGTACGAGATATTTCCATGCCTGATCTTAGTTTACCATCGAAGTTGTCGCGCAAGGCGCATTTTTCGCTCTGCGTGCCGGCACATCGCATTATGGCGGTGCGTCTGATTGATACGTTCATGAGCGCGCCCACAGTCGCTGAACTGCAGAGTGTTGCGGTTTATGGACACGATCGGCTCAATCCATATCTCTTCAATTATGCGCTTAGCGTGGCTATACTGCACCGCAAGGACACTAAAGGCATGGGTGTGCCCTCTTTGATACAGAGTTTCCCCAACAAGTTTGTCGACCGGCAAATTTTTCGACATTTACGCGAGGAATGCACAATCGTACCCGAAGGTTCGCGCATGGCAATTCTAATACCACACGATTATACAGCATCGGAAGATGAGCCAGAGCATCGTTTGTGGTATTTTCGTGAGGATTTTGGTGTGAACTTATATCATTGGCACCGGTATTTGATGTATCCATTCGAGGCGAGCGAACGCAGTGTTGTGTATAAGGCGCGTCGCGGTGAGCTCTTCTACTACATGTATCAGCAGATCTTAGCCAGATACAATGTAGAGCGCTTGGGTAATAATTTGAAACGCGTGGAACCCTTAATGGACTTACGTGAATATATTAAGGAAGGCTACTTTCCTAAAATGGAGTCGGCTCCACGTTTTGACAATACCAAACTTTCGGATGTGCGTCGCCATCAAGACCAACTGATTATGGATATTGAAGATTTGGAACAATGGAGCGAACGCATAAAGGAAGCTATCACAAAAGGTTTTGTTTTAGAT GAGAGCGAAAAGCACATACCCCTCAATATCGATGAGCTTGGCAATATAATTGAGTCGTCCATGGCTTCGCCAAACCGCAACCTTTATGGTGATCTTCATAATATGGGCCATCTCTTCATCGCCTATGCTCACGATCCGTCACATCGTCATTTGGAGTCGTTTGGTGTTGTTGGTGATCTTGCTACAGCAATGCGCGATCCTGCCTTCTATAGATGGCACGCCTATCTCGATAGTATTTTTCAGCAACATAAAGCTCAGCTCCTACCCTACATCGTTGCGGAGCTGCGCTACGAAGGCTTCTCTTTAACATCAGTGGAAGTCACAGCTGAGGATGTGCGCGAACCCAatattttgcaaactttttGGCAGGAATCCGATATTGATCTATCACGTGGCATGGATTTCGCGCCACGTGGTAATATTTTTGCGCGCTTCAAGCATCTACAACATGCGCCCTTCACCTATACAATCAAGGTGACTAATGAGAGCACCACAAAACGCTTTGGCCTGGTACGCATCTTCCTCGGTCCCAAGTTCGATGAGCAAGATCAGACTATGACTTTCAATGAACAACGCTTGTTGATGATCGAATTGGATAAATTTGTGGTAGCAC TACAACCCGATGAAAATGTTATACGTCGTCGCTCCACTGAATCAAGCCTTACGATACCCGTTGAGCGCACATTCCGAGATCCAGCAGTGGCTCGTGTGTCTAACGAAACTATGCAACATGCTTGTGGCTGGCCTCATCATATGCTCATACCGAAGGGTTCAACCAACGGTTTGCAGTGTGAGCTCGTCGTTATGGTAACAAATTACGAGCAGGAGAGC gttgaaGAAGAGCCCATCAGTGGTGCTGACTCCTGTGGTAACCATCATCTCTTACAATACGATCAACGTGCCTTGGGCTATCCATTCGATCGCCAGTCTCGTCTGGGTGCCGAGCGCCTTGCTGACTTTCTCACACCGAATATGATTGTTGCTGATGTAGTCATACGTCACGTAGATCGCACGGAACACTGTTGTTGA